From Slackia heliotrinireducens DSM 20476:
GATCGGCGGCTCGTTTGCCAAAAGCTATTCCGAGGCCGGCTGCACGGTCTACGGGTGGAACCGGACGGAAAGCACCTTGGCCGCGGCCATCAACGAGCGCTCCGTGTCCGCAAAGCTCGACGAAACCAACATCGGCGAGTGCGATTGCATCCTGGTTGCCCTGTATCCCCAGGTCACCATCGATTGGGTTACCCAGATGGCGCCTTACATCGAGCCGGGCACCCTGGTCATCGACTGCGGCGGCGTCAAGCGCGTGATCTGCGAGCCCCTCTTCGAGCTGGCAGAACAGCACGGCTTCGTCTTCATGGGAGGCCATCCCATGGCCGGCACGCAGTACTCCGGTTTCCGCTACGCGAAGTTCGACCTGTACGCGGGCGAACCCTTCGTTTTGGTGCCTCCTGCCATCTACGACCCCCGCATCATCCAGGCTGCCGAGCTGGCCTTGGCGCCCTGCGGGTTCGGCACCTTCTCGGTCACCACGCCCGAGAAGCACGACGAGCTCATCGCCTATACCTCGCAGCTGGCCCATGTGGTGAGCTCCGCGTTCATCAAAAGCCCTACGGCCTTAAAGCACCGCGGCTTTTCGGCGGGAAGCTACAAGGATTTGACCCGCGTTGCCGAGATGAACGCAGCCATGTGGACGGAATTGTTCTTGGACAACGCCGACAACCTGACGACCGAGATAGACCGCGTCATCTGCGAGCTTGAGCGTTACCGCGACGCTATAACCGACGGCGACAGCGAGCATCTGCAGGAGCTTCTGCAGGCCGGCACCGACGCCAAGGCCAAGGCCGACGGGCGGTGGCCCGACCGCAGTCGCAGTTCGTAAACTCGCAGCGGCACGTGCCGCCGACCGGACCCATAGACAGAAGAAGGAGAACCCCTTGGCATCGAACATCGGGAAGAACGTTCGCATACAGGTTTTCGGGCAGAGCCATTCTGCCGCCATCGGCGTGACCATCGACGGAATCCCTGCCGGCAAACGCATCGATACGGATGAGCTGCAGGCGTTTCTGGACCGTCGGGCACCTGGGCGGCTGCCGTGGGTGACCCCTCGGAAAGAAGCGGACCGCGTCGAGTTTCTGAGCGGCCTTGTCGACGGTGTGACCTGCGGCGCTCCCATCGGTGCCGTTATCGCCAACACCAACACCAGGTCTTCCGACTACGCCCGTCTCGACCGCGTGCCCCGGCCGGGCCATGCCGACTACGTGGCCCGGGAGAAGTACCACGGCGCCCAGGATTTCGCGGGGGGAGGGCATTTCTCCGGACGTCTGACCGCGCCTTTGTGCGTGGCCGGCGGCATCGCTTTGCAGCTGCTGCGTGAGGAAGGCGTGCGCATCGGCGCGCATCTGGCCCGTGCGGCCTGCATCGACGACGCGTGCTATCCGTTGCAGGGCATTACGGCCGACATGCTGGACGCCGCCAAGGGAAAGGACATGCCCGTGCTTGACGACGCGGCCGGCCAGGCCATGGCCCAGGCCATCCTTGCTGCCCGTGAGGCCTGCGACTCCGTGGGCGGGGTGGTGGAATGCGCTGCCATCGGCGTGCCGGTAGGGCTGGGCGACCCCATGTTCGACGGCGTCGAGAACGTCATTGCGAAGTACTGCTTCGGCATACCGGCCGTGAAGGGCATCGAATTCGGCGTCGGGTTCGAAGCGGCTGACCTGGCAGGTTCCGTCAACAACGACGCCTACCGTTTCGAAAACGGAAAGGTGCGCTTCGAAAGCAACAACGCAGGCGGGGCCTTGGGCGGCATCTCCACGGGTGAACCCGTGGTGTTCCGCCTGGCTTTCAAGCCCACGCCTTCCATATCCGGCGTGCAGCACAGCGTGAACCTGGACACCGGGCAGAACGAAGACCTGTCGGTCCGCGGCAGGCACGACCCCTGCGTGGCCGTGCGCGCGGTTCCCGTGGTCGAGGCCGTGTGCGCGCTGGCCCTGTACGACATGATGCTGGAATCGAGGATGCGATGATGGATACGAACAAGACGGATGCCGCTGCGGACACCACGCCGGAGCATGTGGTCGACCTGGTTCGGTCCCGCGAGCGCATCGACGAGATAGACAAGAAGATAGTGGAGCTGTTCTGCGAGCGCATGGACGTAGTCAAGGACGTGGCCGTGTACAAGGCTGCCACGGGCAAGGCCGTGTTCGATGCGGAGCGCGAACGCCAGAAGATCGAGCGCGCAACCGCCCAGGCCGATGCGAAGTACGGCGAGTTCGTCGCGCCGCTGTTCACCATGCTTATGGAGCTCAGCCGGTCTTACCAGGACCGCCAGCTGCATCCCCAAAGCGAACTGTCCCGGTTCGTTTCGTCCATCCCGCGTAAGGGGGCGTTTCCCCAGAAGGCCCGTGTGGCGTGTCAAGGCGCGCTCGGCTCGTGGGCCTATTCCGCCACGAAGCGCATGGTCCCCGGTGCCGACATTGATTTCGAGGACACATGGGAAGGGGTCTGCGACAAAGTGGCGGCCGGCGAGGCGGATTTTGGCGTCATGCCTCTTGAGAACACCACCACAGGCACGGTGACCCGCGCATGGGATCTGCTGCACGCCAAGGGGCTGTACGTGGTCCGCTCAGTGAACCTGCGCATCGACCAGTGCCTGCTGGCGAAGCCGGGCACCAAGCTCGAGGACATCCGCGAGGTGTTCTCCCATGAACAAGGCCTTCGCCAATGCGCGAGCTACCTCGAGTCGCTCGATGCTGGCATGAGGCGCTCCATTCGCGAGAACACCGCAAGCGCCGCCCGAGCGGTTGCACAGAGCGAACGGACCGATGTGGCCGCCATCGCATCGGCCGATTGCGCCGAACTGTACGGCTTGGAGGTGCTGGTCCCTTCGATCCAGGACATGAAGGAGAACCTGACCAGGTTCGCCTGTTTCGCCAAATCGCCCGTGGTCTACGACGAGGCCGACCGCACGTCGCTTATGCTGATCACGCCCCATGAGCCTGGCTCGCTCTTCCGGGTCATATCGCGGTTTGCAGCCCTGGGCATCAACATGGCCAAGCTGGAGAGCCGTCCCATCCCGGGTCGCGAGTTCGAGTTCATGTTCTACCTGGATGTCGAGTCGACGCCGAAAGACGAAGTGTTCATGAAGGCTGCGGCGCAGATTCCCTACATCAGCGAGCAGCTGCATTTCCTCGGGAGCTACGCCGACGTCTCGCAGGGGAGCGAAGGCCGTTAGGAGACCGTGAGCATGTCGGGATTTGTTGTATTTCGATTCTACCTTGCGTGTCCCAGGTTCCAGCAGGTATAATTCATAACTTGCGTATTGATACATTCGAAGGAGTTTGAGTCGTGACTGCTCTGCTTGTTATTTTCTTGATTCTCTGGGCCGTTTCGGGCGTCGGCCTGATTGTGTTCGTGCTGCTGCATTCCGGCAAGGGCACGGGCCTGTCCGATATGATCGCCTCTTCTCTGTATTCCACGCAGACGGGTACGAACATCATCGAGAAGAACCTCGACCGCATCACCATCATCCTGGCGGTCGTGTTCCTGGTGTGCCTCATCGCCCTGATGTTCGTGTATCCCCAGGGAACCATCAGTGCATAAAGTCCCTACAATTTGCATCTTGCAATTGCGGGGGAGTTTGTTAAAATAACGAACCGCACCTTTCACACGTCGGAGTGGTGGAACGGCAGACACGCTAGCTTGAGGTGCTAGTGCCCACATACCGGGCGTGCGGGTTCAAATCCCGCCTCCGACACCAGAAATCAAAAGCCCCGTTCAGGGGCTTTTTTAATGCACCGGAAGGGATGCTTTCCGCCGGCCGTAAAACACCTGGCATGTACAGCGCTTTCCTCCTGCTGAAGCAGGCTTCGTGACCGTCGGACGCCTGCTCCTTTCGGCAAAAACCCGCTTCTGCGCCAATAAAATCAACTAGTGTACGACC
This genomic window contains:
- a CDS encoding prephenate dehydrogenase, with amino-acid sequence MAETEEHGVDAILANGKPRKVGIAGLGLIGGSFAKSYSEAGCTVYGWNRTESTLAAAINERSVSAKLDETNIGECDCILVALYPQVTIDWVTQMAPYIEPGTLVIDCGGVKRVICEPLFELAEQHGFVFMGGHPMAGTQYSGFRYAKFDLYAGEPFVLVPPAIYDPRIIQAAELALAPCGFGTFSVTTPEKHDELIAYTSQLAHVVSSAFIKSPTALKHRGFSAGSYKDLTRVAEMNAAMWTELFLDNADNLTTEIDRVICELERYRDAITDGDSEHLQELLQAGTDAKAKADGRWPDRSRSS
- the aroC gene encoding chorismate synthase; the protein is MASNIGKNVRIQVFGQSHSAAIGVTIDGIPAGKRIDTDELQAFLDRRAPGRLPWVTPRKEADRVEFLSGLVDGVTCGAPIGAVIANTNTRSSDYARLDRVPRPGHADYVAREKYHGAQDFAGGGHFSGRLTAPLCVAGGIALQLLREEGVRIGAHLARAACIDDACYPLQGITADMLDAAKGKDMPVLDDAAGQAMAQAILAAREACDSVGGVVECAAIGVPVGLGDPMFDGVENVIAKYCFGIPAVKGIEFGVGFEAADLAGSVNNDAYRFENGKVRFESNNAGGALGGISTGEPVVFRLAFKPTPSISGVQHSVNLDTGQNEDLSVRGRHDPCVAVRAVPVVEAVCALALYDMMLESRMR
- a CDS encoding chorismate mutase, with translation MDTNKTDAAADTTPEHVVDLVRSRERIDEIDKKIVELFCERMDVVKDVAVYKAATGKAVFDAERERQKIERATAQADAKYGEFVAPLFTMLMELSRSYQDRQLHPQSELSRFVSSIPRKGAFPQKARVACQGALGSWAYSATKRMVPGADIDFEDTWEGVCDKVAAGEADFGVMPLENTTTGTVTRAWDLLHAKGLYVVRSVNLRIDQCLLAKPGTKLEDIREVFSHEQGLRQCASYLESLDAGMRRSIRENTASAARAVAQSERTDVAAIASADCAELYGLEVLVPSIQDMKENLTRFACFAKSPVVYDEADRTSLMLITPHEPGSLFRVISRFAALGINMAKLESRPIPGREFEFMFYLDVESTPKDEVFMKAAAQIPYISEQLHFLGSYADVSQGSEGR
- the secG gene encoding preprotein translocase subunit SecG, encoding MTALLVIFLILWAVSGVGLIVFVLLHSGKGTGLSDMIASSLYSTQTGTNIIEKNLDRITIILAVVFLVCLIALMFVYPQGTISA